gtatttataaaaatcaaatcgaatcgcttttgattaaaaatcgaatcgaattaaatcagtgtaattcgatttgatttgatgcgatttgattcagttcgatttgatcgatttaaatttttaataaattttttattttttaccttttatttttaatattttaaaatttaattaaaatattttaaccttaatgaTTTAATCTcttcatattattaaaaataatatattataatcactaaatcagttcgattttaatttttttctaattaaaatcaaataaaaataactgaaatttttaaaattaaaaattaaattgaataaaattaaaataaataaataattaaattaaaattttaaattaatttaatttaatctattttttttatttgaaccaAATAGTGATAGCCGTACACGATCTCGTCACGCACTGAAAGTTCATGGAAGCCTATGTTTAACATTTACTCACGCAGTTTCCTGGATTTCAGGAAGAGCCGCTACCATGCAAAGGCCAACAAGAAAAACGGGCCAAACATACAGATAACGTCATTCACTAGAAAACCAAAATAACAGCAAAATTATTgtggaaaataataataataataataataataataataataataataataataattaaatggcTCAAATGAAATCCTTCCCCCTTCTACGTTCCAGCCGTGtcctaaaagtttttttttttttttttttcccgtaGTGTCCTACAAGTTCACATGCTACTTTATTGCGCATTACAATAAAGTTGGATACTTGCACGCCCAATAATACccttttcttattcttttgttttcattttcggTCCCATTCAATATTTCATCATTATCATTTACAACATaatattgaaagaaaaaattttgaaaaaaagaaaacagagaGAAGGGACGAATTGACTAACAGCAAACTTTGCACAATTACATGATAAAAATCAAGCCCTAAAGCACGAAACGTCGCGGTGGTGGTGGGGGTCATAGTATTTTTCCTTGTCAATCATGCCTTGAACGTTTCGAAACTCCTCGACATGGCAAGGAATAGTGATGAGAcctttctgatcaaaaccataCTCTTCCTCAGCTTCTTTAAGCAGCTCCATGAAAAGTGGGTGATTTATGTAAATCACAGGGATCACAAACCTCTGCTGCTCCTCACCTTGTCCAACCAAGATCGCCAAACACCCTTTTGGGatatctttcaactctttcttGCTGCTGCCCTGGTGATGAAAGTTAAGATGTGGCAAGTGGACATGGAAATTGATCAAGTGATGATGGTTTCTATCTCCAGTAATCCCCATATCAAGAAAACAACAGAAATTCAAGAAATAAGAAAATCAAGGAttgagaaagagagaaggttagagaagaaggagaagagagaAAGGCCAGGGGTCAGAGGAAGAAATGGCGAGGGAGAAGAGGGCGAGGGAAGAGTCTGCGAGAGAGGTGGGCGTGTTGGTCATGTTAGATGAGAAACAAGCACAAACAACATATGAACAAGAAAACAAGAATAAAGAGTGGAGATTGTAGGGCGCTGGATATCGAGATATTTATaagcactttttttttttttttttgataaaataatcaGTTTTTAGAGGTTGAGGATGGTTGAAGAAACCTAGCTAAGACGTTAACCTCCTTACCTCTCGAGGAGGTTAAGGGTTTggttcttcttttcctttttttctaaattaatttgcTTCGTTAATACTCAAAGAGAGATGTTATGGCCCCAGAAACAGCTGAAACAGTCATATCCCATGTgggaattttacttttaaaactaaataaacaaATTTCTTTGCCGTCTACGATAAggcttttttccttttcttttctttcctacCGTTTCCATTTACAGCTGGAATTAGAACGCGCCGAATACAGGTCGGTGTTAATAGAATATAAGACCTGGAATTTGACTTTTTgggtttttttttgttaaattgaaaattgtgatcgagaaataaaatttgaaattttttagattttttcagACACATTTATACtactaaaataagaaaaattatgtgaagtaaattaagataaaattttgaagaaaaatttatttgaagtcATGTaagttaaagaaaaattataattataattaaaaattgaaaaaataaaatatataataaggcaaaagaaattatttaattaacccATTATGATTTTTATCACGAACATCCAGATCAAACTGACAGCAACAACCTATCCATCATGATCAATCAATGACTACCGAAATGTTTTCAGTTTGTTTGCAGtttctctttaaaaaaaaaaaaaaaaaaaaaaatcaaatgctAATGCTTAGCAATGAAAACTTTTTCATTGGGttattctaattaatttttataattacaatatagaaaTTGTTGAAACTattgtgattttattattttctaaaaaaattgataaacgTTTTTCCTTCATTTTGTTTCCAGAAAAtggataaataattatattataattaatggttataattatattataaaaaatatattttttaaaaatattttttattatttaattttaacttaaaaataaaatatatttataaatttatatatgaaaatattaataaaattcttagaaagtaattttttttaaatgaagttatttttaaaataacttaatttttttaattaaaaaatattttttattaattaatttttttaaatgtttcaaATAGCAGAAAACAGAACATAAAACCTttaattattttgcagaaaatattttgtacaatttttaacatttaaaatattcaaaaaatttaattaataaaaaatgtttttctaattaaaagaaaaaattaagccatttaaaaaaataattttttttcaaaaattattttttatattttaagtctATTAATAAGAtgtctatatataaatttattaatatattttattttttaaattaatattaaaaatgattttctatattttaagtctattaataaaatgtctatatataaatttattaatatattttattttttaaattaatattaaaaaaatattttattagaaaatattttctataaacttTAGTTTTAaaccttttttttaatatacataCACACTCTTTCAGCGTgtcacattaaaaataaattgtcttttatttattatttcatttatatttttttaaaatggtatTATTTCATTTATATAACATGTGATAAAAACGGTAtgcattataaaaataatatatattttaaataaaacatacttataattttttaaaattttattaaataataattattatttcaataaatacattaaagtcaatttcatatgaatatgattatataaatataataattattaacttACCCTTATGTCAAGATGTGTCAAATTGAATTTAAGATTCCATTTATTTCCATAAAATAAGTTATGTTTGAGAAATACTTTTCATGCTCTTTCGTAAAAAATATTCtccaataaataatttattttttattattaatttttagtttaaaaaataaaatatattaataaatttatatataaaactcGAATATTTTCAAAGGGTGATAAaatgatataatatttaatttaattaaaaaatattttttattaattaatttttttagtgtgTCAAATATTAgaagatataaaaaaatattttatgtgaaataaaaaaattaatattttttcaatttatgaaGTTTCCCTAATTACTAATAAAAGCCATGGAATCCATCCAAAAgtcaaaatatcaaaaaacataattatattaatggacaATAAACATATGCTACTGGTTAGAACCTATATTTTCGAACttgttttttttgaaataggggttgggggagtcgaaccttagacctctcaAGGTTACAagaatgcactttccaccagccTAAGTCTCGGTGCCTATATTTTCTAACTTTAgcttattagttaattttctttaattatattaattacagTATTTGCATTAACCATATGAATGGTGAATAATGACTACAATGTTGTAGACCAatgattaatataattattaaataatattattatttaaaataaaaataatttaatctaatactataattatttaatttgaaagAACTATTGTAATACATATcttaatgaaataatatttctaaagtcttgtgaaaaaataatattttaaaaaaatatactaaaaatcattttttctataatttttgcgaagaaaatttaagatgaattttttttttaaggaaatacaaaaataagtAATTCTAAAAACTATTGttattaaatttagattaaCTGATTGCACTAATATACTGAATTTCAAAACAATcaatatttgtaattttattatatagaaattaatgtaatataattaaattggtGACTGATTGAACCGAaagtgtttaatttttttataaataaaataatatattttaaaaaaaattacaatataaattaattaaaaactattatatgtaatataaattaattaaaaactattATAAAGATAAGGTGAAAAcattaaagttaaattaattgagaaaattcaaatgaaaaataagtattatttaaataattaagaaaaaaaacttaaatataattaaaatattatattaaaaaataaaattatttatcatgTATAGCAAGGGTATTATGCTAATAATATCCATTTCCCATCAATTCAGAGAGAAGTCTTTGATCCATTATAAAGAGTTGAGAAATATTATTTCTCAACCTTTTTCTTCTACTCTCCTGTACAACATCCAAATATGCGAAACTAGAGAAGTTTCTTCTCTTTTCACTTCTCTCCACTTACCTCAATCCAAACAAAGGGTAAATCCATTCCTCTTTTCTGCAATACCTATTTGTTAGAAATCAAATCACCCATGTTACTAATTCCCCTTTCTCTCCCTTTATCCATACGCAATTATTTTGGACACAACCCATGAACTAAGTTTGCAATCTTCCATTTAAGTGAAAAATTGCAGGAAAGAGCAACCAATGATCTGTACAAGCTATAATGTATTTCCTGACACTTTTAACAGCAAACACAGAGACAAGAATAACATCAGAAGAAAGATGATGCATtgttacttaaaaaataaattcagtttATGTAAACTCTTCCTTCAAATAACCAGGCCCAGGCTTGTAAGGATCAGATTCCTGGTATGCCTCTGTACGATAAAACCCAGCATCATTCATGCGGTTACTCAGCACATGAAGGATTGCCTTTTTCTTACCTCCATACTCATCTCTGTTGCTCTCAACATACTCATTGGCCTCGGCTGCTACCTCATTCACAAAATCAAACCGGTTATCCTCTGATAGCAGCAATCTCTCAATATCCATTGTCAACAGCTTTCCCTCCTCTCTCACCTTCCTAATCCGCTCCTCGAGAAATGGAGTACGCCCCAATTTATAACGCAACATGTCATCCTTCTTTGACTGAAACGATAAAATTCTGCATAAGCACTTTCAATCAACACCCCCAAGCATGATGCAATAAGGACCTATATGCTGCATCATGAAAAGGTTGAGATCTAGCAGCAAGAATATGCCAAACAAGAACAATATAGTTATCCACATGAAAATAGCAACCTGATCCCCTTCAAAATCCAGCTTTCATTATTTCCAAATTCATGGTAAGAGTCTCTACAGGGTGTGCCAGTATTTTCCCAATTTATTTGCCAATCCAAAATAGTATTGTTACAATGTGTTAATATATCACATTTGTTTGATAAAACATATCTAACAAGTAAATTTGAATGtttgtttaatttatatatgcctccatgttttataaaaaattgtcATGGCAAGACTTAGACCCACATTCTTACTTTAATGGCAAGTGGTTTTTCAATAGCCCACACGATCTCTCCATATTTGCTAAAATATGTCAATCATATTCTGAcaaatttttgtttaatttacatgaaaacatttttctttaaattgatTTACAACTATCCATTGACTTCATTTTATAGTGAAGCAATTATATGTCTCTTGTAAACTGAAAAGCGGAACAAATTTTCCAGGTAGTTCTTCTATCTACTGCTGTAAACAATATTTAGCACAAAGTTCAAGAGTTATTCAAGGAAAGGCTATCCCTTTTTTTTGCAATGAAAATATGATTTTGTTCTTAAAACACTACCACAAGGAGGACATGAGCTGGAATAGGTTGGCTAGCTATATCTAGGATTTATTTTTTAGtcttcatttttattttgatctCTACAGGTTTAATGAAATTCTAGCAACTACAGCTTATTGAATTGAATGATGTAATTCTAATCCTAGGATATGCCATAAGCAGTTTACATATGAAGGCTAACATTATCAATTTACAAAGTGCCAGACAAGCACTAACACTGTCACCAAATTgtatttttctcattttattttgtttcaatAGCAAACTTGCTTATAAATCTAGTCATCTACTTGAGTTTCTACTTTTCTTGGCTTTCAAAATCAAACTAATCCCAGTCCTAAATAGCCAAAATTGCAATCTGTTCTGCAGTAATATTCTTTTAGTCATTATATATTTCCCATCAACAAGGATTGCATATTTAGCAACAATACAAGCTAAGGGGGGTTTGGTTCAGTTGTTGGATGCAACTGATAGCTGATACACATCCAAGAACTTATGCGTTTGGTGAACTTTTGAAATGGTAACTGGTAGCTGATATGTAACTGATAGGATGTCTATCAGCTGCATTTTCTATAAGCTCCAGAATTGTAGCAGTTTCTCATTAGCTCCAGAATTGGAGCAGCTTCTCATTAGCTGATAactgattttttatttagactATATTACCttcttcaaaattttattaattataaaagttttttcttttaaattaaacttttatatcaaaaagtaatttaaaatttcaaagcagactaaataaatataaaaatattatgaataataattaaattaatcataataTTCATCCAATAGGATAAACAATATTTATATTCATACAAAacaatatattttcaaaaatattttttaattattatatatgttgtacaataaattaataattttatgtatatttcattgaaaaaataaatccaGACATACCCTTATTAGTCATTTAACATATCCACAGTGAAAGTTAGACACAGTTTACCAAATGCCTATTATATATCAGCCCTATCAGCTTCTAATTACGATAAGCTATCAGCTACTAGCTATCATCTATCAGCTATCAGCAACTGTTATCAGTTACGTACAACAACTAAACCAAACAGACCCTTAGACCCAGTACTAACATGCAGAGTTCGTGCAACTCCACCCAGTTGTTAAATTGGTAGTTCAATACAAACTTGGAAAATGAAAAATGATGCCAAAGCCAATCACTAGTAAAAAATGTATAACTAATAGTTGCATGTGTGATATATTTACAATGCCTTAAATCTGCTGTAACGTGTAAACAAGCAATGAACAGTTATTCTTGAAATGTGAATGAATTATAGTTAACCGGATGCATCCAATATAAGCTCGAACTCATATGAGAACGCGCTTAATTGATTAAATATTAGCATCATTATGGTGCAAACTTAATTAAAGTGTCTATAATGAATGTGCAAATGATGTTACCAGcactaaattaaatctaaaGTTTGATTCTCTTCATCAAGCGCATTAAGATATGTAGTGATTCTAGATCAACTGGGAATCCTCATTTTTCATTTATAAGTATGAGGAAATCCTAAACAAGAACAAAACGctattttagataaatttttacttttagtttCCTCTATAGACCTAATTTGGACAACGAAGAGCAAGTACTTCCTTGAAAGAATTCTATTCAATCAATAAATGAAAGTGCATTCACATTTCAAAAACTATAGATTAGACATCCCATTTTGGCAATAATTTTCATATGCAA
The sequence above is a segment of the Manihot esculenta cultivar AM560-2 chromosome 5, M.esculenta_v8, whole genome shotgun sequence genome. Coding sequences within it:
- the LOC110614708 gene encoding auxin-responsive protein SAUR32, which gives rise to MGITGDRNHHHLINFHVHLPHLNFHHQGSSKKELKDIPKGCLAILVGQGEEQQRFVIPVIYINHPLFMELLKEAEEEYGFDQKGLITIPCHVEEFRNVQGMIDKEKYYDPHHHRDVSCFRA
- the LOC110614600 gene encoding protein PLASTID TRANSCRIPTIONALLY ACTIVE 7, with protein sequence MTISTLQFGFSSISYLRCSARQSHHLLSQKPQVVMQLQSNGSGRRVWRRRKLSKKDDMLRYKLGRTPFLEERIRKVREEGKLLTMDIERLLLSEDNRFDFVNEVAAEANEYVESNRDEYGGKKKAILHVLSNRMNDAGFYRTEAYQESDPYKPGPGYLKEEFT